In the Bacillus shivajii genome, one interval contains:
- a CDS encoding DUF421 domain-containing protein, whose product MLQTLSDSAVVLGRVVTIFPLLLAFALFMGKRAIGEIPVFDFLVIITIANVVGADIADPEIQHIPTAFAIVTTALLQRLVAKLKLSNRKIGRLLTFEPTIIVYNGKILRENLRKNRYSIDNLLQMLREKNVFDVNDVHLAVLEASGGLSVLKKGDKETVTREDLQIKNKKMDIAYPVIVEGNIYSSVLKDLSLTESWLFEQLHARGIRDLQKIFYASINYEHDLHISLKDENPNQAPIIYH is encoded by the coding sequence ATGCTTCAAACATTATCGGACTCTGCCGTTGTTTTAGGACGAGTCGTCACGATCTTTCCATTATTATTGGCTTTTGCACTTTTTATGGGGAAAAGAGCCATTGGTGAAATACCCGTATTCGATTTTCTCGTTATTATTACAATTGCAAATGTTGTTGGTGCAGACATTGCCGACCCAGAAATTCAACACATCCCTACAGCATTTGCGATTGTAACAACTGCCTTGCTTCAACGACTCGTTGCAAAATTAAAATTATCCAACCGGAAAATAGGTAGATTACTTACATTTGAACCAACCATTATTGTCTATAATGGAAAGATTTTAAGAGAAAACCTAAGAAAGAATCGTTATTCGATTGATAATTTATTACAAATGCTTCGAGAAAAGAATGTATTTGATGTTAATGATGTACATCTAGCGGTCCTAGAAGCAAGTGGTGGTTTAAGTGTATTAAAAAAAGGGGATAAAGAAACCGTCACGAGAGAAGACTTGCAAATCAAGAATAAAAAAATGGATATTGCTTACCCGGTCATTGTGGAAGGAAACATTTATTCGTCCGTACTTAAAGATTTGTCACTTACTGAATCGTGGTTGTTTGAACAGTTGCATGCCCGTGGAATACGAGACCTACAAAAAATCTTTTATGCATCCATTAATTATGAACATGACCTACACATTTCGTTAAAAGACGAAAATCCAAACCAAGCCCCAATTATATATCATTAA